In the Streptomyces sp. f51 genome, one interval contains:
- a CDS encoding WXG100 family type VII secretion target, with protein MAGGKDADITYEKMRHAAKRLGHEKEKMEDKLHGLDSYIDGLVADGYTTSKGSQAFDDSFKEFTKGMKDTLEGLKGMAKFLEDAAKAYEDLDDQLAKGVKG; from the coding sequence ATGGCCGGCGGCAAAGACGCGGACATCACTTACGAGAAGATGCGGCACGCTGCGAAGCGACTCGGCCACGAGAAGGAGAAGATGGAGGACAAGCTCCACGGCCTCGACAGCTACATCGACGGCCTCGTGGCCGACGGCTACACGACGTCCAAGGGCTCCCAGGCCTTCGACGACTCCTTCAAGGAGTTCACCAAGGGCATGAAGGACACCCTGGAGGGCCTCAAGGGCATGGCCAAGTTCCTGGAGGACGCGGCGAAGGCGTACGAGGATCTGGACGATCAGCTGGCGAAGGGCGTCAAGGGCTGA